The Dokdonella koreensis DS-123 genome has a segment encoding these proteins:
- a CDS encoding alpha/beta fold hydrolase, producing MSTITTKDGTAIFYKDWGSGQPVVFSHGWPLSGDAWDVQMLYLAERGYRTIAHDRRGHGRSAQPWHGNDMDTYADDLAGLIETLDLHEVVLVGHSTGGGEVARYVGRHGTGRVAKVVLVGAVPPLMLQTPANPGGLPLAVFDGIRAGVRADRSQFYKDLAAGPFYGFNRPDATPSQGLVDTFWLQGVMGGLKGQYDCIRQFSEVDYTEDLERIDVPTLIVHGDDDQVVPIEASARRAAGLVRNAVLKVYAGAPHGLASTHADRLNADLLAFIQDRG from the coding sequence ATGAGCACGATCACGACGAAAGACGGCACCGCGATCTTCTACAAGGACTGGGGCAGTGGACAGCCCGTGGTGTTCTCCCACGGCTGGCCGCTGTCCGGCGACGCCTGGGACGTGCAGATGCTGTACCTGGCCGAGCGCGGCTACCGGACGATCGCGCACGACCGGCGCGGCCACGGCCGCTCGGCGCAGCCCTGGCACGGCAACGACATGGACACCTACGCCGACGACCTGGCCGGACTGATCGAGACGCTCGACCTGCACGAGGTGGTGCTGGTCGGCCATTCCACCGGCGGTGGCGAGGTCGCGCGCTACGTCGGCCGCCACGGCACCGGCCGCGTCGCGAAGGTGGTGCTGGTCGGCGCCGTGCCGCCGCTGATGCTCCAGACTCCGGCCAACCCCGGCGGCCTGCCGCTCGCGGTGTTCGACGGCATCCGCGCCGGCGTGCGGGCCGATCGCTCGCAGTTCTACAAGGACCTGGCCGCCGGGCCGTTCTACGGCTTCAACCGGCCGGACGCCACGCCTTCGCAGGGGTTGGTCGACACGTTCTGGCTGCAGGGCGTGATGGGCGGACTCAAGGGGCAGTACGATTGCATCCGGCAGTTCTCCGAAGTGGACTACACCGAGGATCTCGAGAGGATCGACGTGCCCACGCTGATCGTCCACGGCGACGACGACCAGGTCGTACCGATCGAGGCCTCGGCCCGGCGTGCGGCCGGGCTGGTCCGGAACGCGGTCCTGAAGGTCTATGCAGGCGCACCGCACGGCCTGGCGAGCACCCATGCCGACCGGCTCAACGCCGACCTGCTGGCCTTCATCCAGGACCGGGGCTGA
- a CDS encoding hydrolase produces MPIATATPAATLLDGADHTLMLIDFQSQMAFATRSIDVVELRNNAALIAEAARTFAVPAIVTTVAEKSFSGPTFDEVTGVLADRAPIDRTTMNAWEDAAVVAEVNRLGKGRVVFAGLWTSVCIVGPVLSALAQGFEAYVITDACGDVSAEAHERAVQRMVQAGARPLTALQYLLELQRDWARAATYDATVATAVAHGGGYGVGLVYARTMFQAQEGH; encoded by the coding sequence ATGCCCATCGCCACCGCCACTCCCGCCGCGACGCTGCTCGACGGCGCCGACCACACCCTGATGCTGATCGACTTCCAGTCGCAGATGGCGTTCGCGACGCGTTCGATCGACGTCGTCGAGCTGCGCAACAACGCGGCGCTGATCGCCGAGGCCGCCCGCACGTTCGCGGTGCCGGCGATCGTCACCACGGTGGCCGAGAAGAGCTTTTCCGGCCCGACCTTCGACGAGGTCACCGGCGTGCTGGCGGACCGGGCGCCGATCGACCGCACGACGATGAACGCCTGGGAGGACGCCGCGGTCGTCGCCGAGGTCAACCGCCTCGGCAAGGGCAGGGTGGTGTTCGCCGGGCTGTGGACCAGCGTGTGCATCGTCGGGCCGGTGTTGTCGGCGCTCGCGCAGGGCTTCGAGGCGTACGTCATCACCGATGCCTGCGGCGACGTCAGCGCCGAGGCGCACGAGCGCGCGGTGCAGCGCATGGTGCAGGCCGGCGCCCGGCCGCTGACCGCGCTGCAGTACCTGCTGGAGCTGCAGCGCGACTGGGCGCGCGCCGCCACCTACGACGCCACCGTGGCCACGGCCGTGGCCCATGGCGGCGGCTACGGCGTGGGCCTGGTCTATGCCAGGACGATGTTCCAGGCGCAGGAAGGCCACTGA
- a CDS encoding pirin family protein, giving the protein MHTTRHSNDRGLADFGWLKSRHTFSFGDYHDPAHMGFGPLRVINEDRVAPGKGFGAHPHRDMEILSWVLDGTLEHKDSLGTGAQIRPGELQRMSAGTGVVHSEFNASPTDPVHFLQIWILPERQGLAPGYEQHRFDAADLADRWCLIASGTPRDGALKVHQDVDLYATRLAAAHELSHVPAAGRKLWLQVARGSVEVDGEVLNAGDAAAWTDAAKLVVRAADDAELLLFDMTP; this is encoded by the coding sequence ATGCACACCACCCGTCATTCGAACGATCGCGGCTTGGCCGATTTCGGCTGGCTCAAGAGCCGTCACACCTTCTCGTTCGGCGACTACCACGATCCGGCGCACATGGGCTTCGGCCCGCTGCGCGTCATCAACGAGGACCGCGTCGCGCCCGGCAAGGGTTTCGGCGCACACCCGCACCGCGACATGGAGATCCTCTCCTGGGTGCTGGACGGCACGCTCGAGCACAAGGACAGCCTCGGCACCGGTGCGCAGATCCGCCCCGGCGAGCTGCAGCGCATGAGCGCCGGTACCGGCGTGGTGCATTCGGAGTTCAACGCCTCGCCGACCGACCCGGTGCACTTCCTGCAGATCTGGATCCTGCCCGAGCGGCAGGGCCTGGCGCCCGGCTACGAGCAGCACCGTTTCGACGCGGCGGATCTCGCCGATCGCTGGTGCCTGATCGCGTCGGGTACGCCGCGCGACGGCGCGCTGAAGGTCCACCAGGACGTGGACCTGTACGCCACGCGGCTCGCCGCCGCGCACGAGCTGAGCCATGTCCCGGCCGCCGGCCGCAAGCTCTGGCTGCAGGTGGCGCGCGGGTCGGTCGAGGTCGACGGCGAGGTGCTGAACGCCGGCGACGCCGCGGCCTGGACCGATGCGGCGAAGCTGGTCGTGCGCGCGGCGGACGACGCCGAGCTGCTGCTGTTCGACATGACCCCGTAG
- a CDS encoding LysR family transcriptional regulator yields MDPDFGDIRAFIQVVDSGGVNAAATRMNVSKSQLSARVARLESTLQAKLLHRSPRGVAVTDAGQRFYEHMREVLARMQQAVDEASGEDAGSIAGSLRVAAPMTFGTAYLGPVLYDFMREHPALELTLELDDRYVDLLAGGYDLGVRIGRLHDSSLMARRIAPSRRVLVCSPGYAHHNGTPQAIDDIQQHDCICYGNASVAPYWQFAPRADGEAPRQIVVRGRTHLNNGDSMRDAAIAGLGIALLPLFIAAPALREGTLIELLPGSPPTADAIYAVYPQTRYVSRAVRALIDRLVAAFDEGPPWESPAAEPPAS; encoded by the coding sequence ATGGACCCCGACTTCGGCGACATCCGGGCCTTCATCCAGGTGGTCGACAGCGGCGGCGTCAACGCCGCGGCGACACGGATGAACGTCTCCAAATCGCAGCTCAGCGCGCGCGTCGCGCGGCTGGAAAGCACGCTGCAGGCCAAGCTGCTGCACCGCTCGCCGCGCGGCGTCGCCGTCACCGATGCCGGCCAGCGCTTCTACGAGCACATGCGCGAAGTGCTCGCACGCATGCAGCAGGCGGTCGACGAGGCCTCCGGCGAGGACGCCGGGTCGATCGCCGGCAGCCTGCGCGTGGCCGCACCGATGACGTTCGGCACCGCCTACCTCGGCCCGGTCCTGTACGACTTCATGCGCGAGCACCCGGCGCTGGAGCTGACGCTGGAACTGGACGACCGCTACGTCGACCTGCTGGCCGGCGGCTACGACCTCGGCGTGCGCATCGGCCGCCTCCACGATTCCTCGCTGATGGCGCGGCGCATCGCGCCGAGCCGGCGCGTGCTGGTCTGCAGCCCCGGCTACGCGCATCACAACGGCACGCCGCAGGCGATCGACGACATCCAGCAGCACGACTGCATCTGCTACGGCAACGCGTCGGTGGCACCGTACTGGCAGTTCGCGCCGCGCGCGGACGGCGAGGCGCCGCGCCAGATCGTCGTGCGCGGCCGCACGCATCTCAACAACGGCGACAGCATGCGTGACGCGGCGATCGCGGGCCTGGGCATCGCCCTGCTGCCGCTGTTCATCGCCGCCCCGGCGCTGCGCGAAGGCACACTGATCGAGCTGCTGCCCGGCTCGCCGCCGACGGCGGACGCCATCTACGCGGTCTATCCGCAGACGCGCTACGTCAGCCGCGCCGTGCGCGCGCTGATCGACCGGCTGGTGGCCGCGTTCGACGAGGGGCCGCCCTGGGAATCGCCGGCCGCGGAACCGCCCGCCTCCTGA
- a CDS encoding serine/threonine-protein kinase — translation MSAEADARYRRAQAIAHQALDLPSDAREAHLAAACGTDVDLRREVDWLIAAVEGDEPADALAGVVDLARTLLAEARVESAAPRRYRLVERLGEGGMGQVWLAERDDGGPRQRVALKRLHGVGAPGAGEAARFLAEGRILASLQHPNIAHLIDAGFDADGQPFLAMEYVDGLRMDQWCAAAPRPMRARIELFLKVCGAVEHAHAQLVIHRDLKPANILVGADGEPRLLDFGIARLLDRDAGAAPATTVLRAMTLAYASPEQVEGKALGTATDIYSLGVVLYELVAGVRPFDHLDSEHERSNAIVSGTFPPPSRPARRAPAPRRIPADIDAIVLKAMRREPAQRYASVAELADDLRRHLAARPVLARRGQWGYRAQRYLARNRWAIATAVLLLGLAGGFTWRTLLAEREARRQAAVSDRVAEFLVSVFAAADSNLNRDLRHDLTAREVLDAGAARIGTELDGQPHIRARLLEAVGNAYRHMNANPRAAALMREAADLNLDPAVDQPLAAARCLEALANIMANGEFPADEAVRAARESLTLAERLTAPGSQPVANAWMVLSLALNRAGQLAAAQAAAETTLAMNRQLPRGGDNRIGAAFHNLCMITLARGDVATARGHCEQGLAELPAGDSLSRSQRYSRHAQLLARAGDLPAAIATMEDALAMAGRIEGERGPFGALYRLRLAQILDQAGRYPAALQRLEEALADQVRLNGSDSGEAVAVMLATGEHYLLTGQYARAQASLRPALDASLARYDTDDPRVLHARTLLARVLIDSGEAGAEARSLLDAAQAGWASKDDPGATLAPYTPLAQAHWLFATGDAVQATALLDRVEAPATRADAWVLAQSRLLRAEIARHTGDAEAALRAEEAAWRALDAAFGAGHPQVARLGLRYAASLRAAGRDADAQALEAASRPVLEAAFPADSAFRRGPAAPG, via the coding sequence ATGAGCGCGGAGGCGGACGCGCGCTATCGCCGCGCACAGGCGATCGCCCACCAGGCGCTCGACCTTCCGTCCGACGCGCGCGAGGCCCATCTCGCCGCCGCCTGTGGCACGGACGTGGACTTGCGCCGCGAGGTCGACTGGCTGATCGCCGCGGTCGAGGGCGACGAGCCGGCCGATGCGCTCGCCGGGGTCGTCGACCTGGCCCGCACGCTGCTGGCCGAGGCGCGCGTGGAGTCCGCCGCGCCGCGCCGCTACCGGCTGGTCGAGCGCCTCGGCGAGGGCGGCATGGGCCAGGTCTGGCTGGCCGAACGCGACGACGGTGGCCCGCGCCAGCGCGTGGCGCTCAAGCGGCTGCACGGCGTCGGTGCGCCCGGTGCCGGGGAGGCGGCGCGCTTCCTCGCCGAGGGCCGCATCCTGGCGTCACTGCAGCATCCGAACATCGCGCACCTGATCGACGCCGGCTTCGACGCGGACGGTCAGCCGTTCCTGGCGATGGAGTACGTGGACGGCCTGCGCATGGACCAGTGGTGCGCCGCCGCCCCGCGGCCGATGCGGGCGCGCATCGAGCTGTTCCTGAAGGTCTGCGGCGCGGTGGAGCATGCGCATGCCCAGCTGGTGATCCACCGCGACCTCAAGCCGGCCAACATCCTGGTCGGCGCGGACGGCGAGCCCCGGCTGCTCGATTTCGGCATCGCGCGGCTGCTCGACCGCGACGCCGGCGCGGCACCGGCGACCACGGTGCTGCGCGCGATGACGCTGGCCTACGCGAGCCCGGAGCAGGTCGAGGGCAAGGCGCTCGGTACCGCCACCGACATCTACTCGCTCGGCGTCGTGCTGTACGAGCTGGTCGCCGGCGTGCGGCCGTTCGACCACCTCGATTCGGAGCACGAGCGGTCCAACGCGATCGTCTCCGGCACGTTCCCGCCGCCGAGCCGGCCGGCGCGGCGCGCGCCGGCGCCGCGCCGCATTCCGGCCGACATCGACGCGATCGTGCTCAAGGCGATGCGGCGCGAACCCGCGCAGCGCTATGCCTCGGTGGCCGAGCTGGCCGACGACCTGCGCCGCCACCTGGCCGCGCGGCCGGTGCTGGCGCGGCGCGGGCAGTGGGGCTACCGCGCGCAGCGCTACCTGGCGCGCAACCGCTGGGCGATCGCGACGGCGGTGCTGCTGCTGGGCCTCGCGGGCGGCTTCACCTGGCGCACGCTGCTGGCCGAGCGCGAGGCACGGCGGCAGGCGGCGGTCTCCGACCGCGTGGCCGAGTTCCTGGTGTCGGTGTTCGCCGCTGCCGATTCCAACCTCAACCGCGACCTGCGCCACGATCTCACCGCGCGCGAGGTGCTCGACGCCGGCGCGGCGCGCATCGGCACGGAGCTGGACGGCCAGCCGCACATCCGCGCCCGCCTGCTCGAGGCGGTCGGCAACGCCTATCGCCACATGAACGCCAATCCGCGGGCGGCCGCACTGATGCGCGAGGCGGCGGATCTCAACCTCGATCCGGCGGTCGACCAGCCGCTCGCCGCCGCGCGCTGCCTCGAAGCGCTCGCGAACATCATGGCCAACGGCGAGTTCCCCGCGGACGAGGCCGTGCGCGCCGCGCGCGAATCGCTGACGCTGGCCGAGCGCCTGACCGCGCCGGGCTCGCAGCCGGTCGCCAACGCCTGGATGGTGCTCTCGCTGGCGCTCAATCGCGCCGGCCAGCTCGCCGCCGCGCAGGCCGCGGCGGAAACGACGCTGGCGATGAACCGGCAGTTGCCGCGCGGGGGCGACAACCGCATCGGCGCGGCCTTCCACAACCTGTGCATGATCACGCTGGCCCGTGGCGACGTCGCGACCGCGCGCGGCCACTGCGAGCAGGGGCTGGCCGAGCTGCCGGCGGGCGACAGCCTGTCCCGCAGCCAGCGCTACAGCCGCCATGCCCAGCTGCTCGCTCGCGCCGGCGACCTTCCCGCCGCCATCGCGACGATGGAGGACGCGCTGGCAATGGCCGGCCGCATCGAGGGCGAGCGCGGTCCGTTCGGTGCGCTCTATCGGCTGCGCCTGGCCCAGATCCTCGACCAGGCCGGCCGCTATCCGGCGGCGCTGCAGCGGCTGGAAGAGGCACTGGCCGACCAGGTACGGCTCAACGGCAGCGACAGTGGCGAGGCGGTCGCCGTGATGCTGGCCACCGGCGAGCACTACCTGCTGACGGGCCAGTACGCGCGCGCGCAAGCGTCGCTGCGTCCGGCCCTCGACGCCTCGCTCGCGCGCTACGACACGGATGACCCGCGTGTCCTGCACGCCCGAACGCTGCTGGCCCGCGTGCTGATCGACAGCGGCGAGGCCGGCGCGGAAGCCCGCAGCCTGCTCGATGCGGCGCAGGCCGGCTGGGCGTCCAAGGACGATCCCGGCGCGACGCTGGCGCCGTACACGCCGCTGGCACAGGCGCACTGGCTGTTCGCCACCGGCGATGCCGTGCAGGCCACTGCGCTGCTCGACCGGGTCGAGGCGCCGGCCACGCGCGCCGACGCCTGGGTGCTGGCCCAGTCCCGCCTGCTGCGGGCCGAAATCGCGCGGCACACCGGCGATGCCGAGGCGGCCCTGCGCGCCGAGGAGGCGGCCTGGCGCGCACTGGACGCGGCGTTCGGTGCCGGGCATCCGCAGGTGGCGCGTCTCGGACTGCGCTATGCGGCCAGCCTGCGTGCGGCCGGCCGTGACGCGGACGCACAGGCACTGGAAGCGGCATCACGGCCGGTCTTGGAGGCGGCGTTTCCGGCCGATTCGGCGTTCCGGCGCGGGCCGGCTGCGCCCGGCTAG